A window of the Kineosporia corallincola genome harbors these coding sequences:
- a CDS encoding DUF3040 domain-containing protein yields the protein MWNDRCDRQEVEVPLSDNEQRLLEQMERALYAEDPKFASAMRGANRRPGAGRRLAIGGTGIVLGLVVLVFGVANNNIPIGVLGFVCMLGGTAYAVSSKRRGPVGVVNAAGAVRPPVKRNRSKASFMQRLEQRWDRRRDER from the coding sequence ATGTGGAACGACCGGTGTGACCGTCAGGAGGTCGAAGTGCCGCTCTCCGATAACGAGCAGCGTCTGCTTGAGCAGATGGAGCGCGCGCTCTATGCCGAGGATCCGAAGTTCGCCTCGGCAATGCGTGGCGCCAACCGACGGCCAGGGGCCGGTCGGCGGCTTGCTATTGGGGGCACGGGTATCGTGCTCGGGCTCGTAGTGCTCGTCTTTGGCGTGGCCAACAACAACATCCCGATCGGGGTGCTCGGCTTCGTCTGCATGCTGGGTGGTACGGCCTATGCCGTGTCCAGCAAGCGCAGAGGTCCAGTAGGCGTTGTCAATGCGGCCGGTGCCGTCCGTCCCCCCGTGAAGCGCAACCGCAGCAAGGCCAGCTTCATGCAGCGTCTGGAACAGCGCTGGGACCGTCGCCGGGACGAACGCTGA